One window from the genome of Pedobacter schmidteae encodes:
- a CDS encoding 2'-5' RNA ligase family protein yields MQSLFFIAILPPTAISNDIDEIRKQCSLDHKVYKALKPPVHITIIPPFRLEQVLESKLISYLELCRNFQPFEQKLKDYAGFPPRVIFINAMKNPGITALHKQIKDRIKTFLKESRGSINPHITIAYRDVEPQVYMQIMEEYSKRNFQADFIVNKFALLKHDGKKWNLFKEFESTSVQEGQYKMDI; encoded by the coding sequence ATGCAATCCCTGTTTTTCATCGCCATTCTGCCTCCAACTGCCATCAGCAATGACATAGATGAAATCAGAAAACAATGTTCGCTGGACCATAAGGTATATAAAGCGTTGAAGCCTCCTGTGCACATTACCATCATACCTCCGTTCAGGCTTGAACAGGTGTTAGAATCTAAACTTATTTCATATCTCGAACTGTGCAGAAATTTTCAGCCATTTGAGCAAAAATTAAAGGACTATGCTGGCTTTCCGCCAAGAGTTATATTTATTAATGCAATGAAGAATCCAGGCATTACTGCTTTGCATAAGCAAATAAAAGACCGGATAAAAACCTTTCTAAAAGAAAGTCGTGGTTCCATCAATCCCCACATTACTATTGCCTACAGAGACGTTGAACCCCAAGTCTATATGCAAATCATGGAAGAGTATAGCAAACGTAATTTCCAGGCAGATTTCATCGTCAATAAATTTGCCTTGTTAAAACACGACGGAAAGAAGTGGAACCTTTTTAAAGAATTTGAATCGACATCAGTACAGGAAGGGCAATACAAAATGGATATATAA
- a CDS encoding SAM-dependent methyltransferase: protein MSNQVYLQQFKDQLSQSITQHTFVKISLGNYQGNEKELKNIYVRKVKIKRSDMLSFTYRYRTRDIIKNFPVAEGITLIERFISNDFKIATLFTTEKEFILEHSKKQLISLRERELSKPIQPILSHNREKKRLIQSVGKHYLTELKLTDSEGNVFKSAQDKYKQINQYIEILSSLMKELPVGSIKNVVDMGSGKGYLTFALYDYLQQLAEDKIQITGVEYREDLVALCNGIAERSGFNQLNFVQGTIEDYVVPAIDLLIALHACDTATDDAIYKGIKANAQLIVVAPCCHKQIRRELEKYKTKNELSFLTKYGIFMERQAEMVTDGIRALILEYFGYKTKVFEFISDAHTPKNVLVVGIKSDDKQIPENTQLVKKVEIAKKIAETKAYFGIGYHHLERLFGLDQ from the coding sequence ATGTCTAATCAAGTCTATTTACAGCAATTTAAGGATCAGCTATCACAGAGCATCACGCAACATACCTTTGTCAAAATTTCATTAGGAAATTATCAGGGAAATGAAAAGGAATTGAAAAATATTTATGTGCGAAAGGTGAAGATTAAAAGATCAGATATGCTTTCATTTACTTATCGCTATAGGACCCGTGATATCATCAAGAATTTTCCGGTGGCGGAGGGGATTACTTTAATTGAGCGTTTTATCAGTAATGATTTTAAGATTGCCACGTTATTTACCACTGAAAAGGAGTTTATACTTGAACATAGTAAAAAGCAATTGATATCGCTACGTGAACGGGAACTATCTAAGCCTATCCAGCCAATCTTGTCTCACAACAGGGAAAAAAAGCGTTTGATCCAGTCTGTTGGTAAACATTATTTGACGGAACTGAAACTTACTGATTCGGAAGGAAATGTTTTTAAAAGTGCTCAGGATAAGTACAAACAGATTAATCAATATATAGAGATTTTGAGTAGCCTCATGAAGGAGTTGCCAGTGGGAAGCATAAAGAACGTGGTAGATATGGGCTCCGGTAAAGGATATCTCACTTTTGCGCTGTACGATTATCTTCAGCAATTAGCTGAAGATAAGATACAAATAACCGGTGTTGAATATCGTGAAGACCTGGTGGCTTTATGTAACGGTATCGCCGAACGTTCAGGTTTTAATCAATTGAATTTTGTTCAAGGTACTATAGAGGATTATGTAGTTCCTGCTATAGATTTGCTGATTGCATTGCATGCTTGCGACACAGCAACAGACGACGCTATTTATAAAGGGATAAAAGCCAATGCGCAGTTGATTGTTGTTGCGCCTTGCTGTCATAAACAGATCAGAAGAGAGCTGGAAAAGTATAAGACCAAGAATGAGCTTTCTTTTTTAACAAAGTATGGGATTTTTATGGAGCGGCAGGCGGAAATGGTGACGGATGGGATAAGAGCGCTGATTCTGGAATATTTTGGTTATAAGACTAAAGTCTTTGAATTTATATCCGACGCACATACACCTAAAAATGTGTTAGTTGTTGGTATCAAGTCTGATGACAAGCAAATCCCGGAAAATACTCAGTTAGTAAAAAAGGTGGAAATAGCTAAAAAGATCGCAGAAACCAAAGCTTATTTTGGGATTGGTTATCACCATTTGGAACGTTTGTTTGGGTTAGATCAATAG
- the rpsK gene encoding 30S ribosomal protein S11: MAKSKKVTKKRIVVIEPVGQAHINATFNNIIVTLTNNNGQTISWSSAGKMGFKGSKKNTPYAAGQAASDCGKVAFDLGLRKVDVFVKGPGSGRESAIRTLQVSGIEVTSIKDITPLPHNGCRPPKKRRV; this comes from the coding sequence ATGGCTAAGAGTAAAAAAGTTACCAAAAAGCGTATTGTTGTGATCGAGCCTGTTGGTCAGGCACACATCAATGCTACTTTTAACAATATCATTGTTACCTTGACAAATAACAACGGTCAAACTATTTCATGGTCTTCTGCAGGTAAAATGGGCTTCAAGGGTTCTAAAAAGAACACTCCATATGCAGCAGGTCAAGCTGCATCTGATTGCGGTAAAGTAGCATTTGATTTGGGTTTGCGTAAAGTAGATGTTTTTGTTAAAGGTCCAGGTTCTGGTCGTGAGTCTGCAATCAGAACATTGCAGGTTTCAGGAATTGAAGTAACCTCAATCAAAGATATTACCCCGCTTCCGCACAACGGATGTCGTCCTCCTAAAAAGAGAAGAGTTTAA
- the rpsD gene encoding 30S ribosomal protein S4: MARYTGPKSKIARKFREPIFGPDKVLDRKNYPPGQHGASKRRGKQSEYAVQLMEKQKVKYTYGVLERQFRNLFTKASSREGITGDNLLQLLEARLDNTVYRLGIATTRSAARQLVSHKHVTVNGEVVNIPSYQLKAGDVIAVREKSKTLEAITNSVAGRVINKFNWLDWNASELSGKFLTYPNRDEIPENIKENLIVELYSK; this comes from the coding sequence ATGGCAAGATATACAGGACCTAAGTCCAAAATCGCCCGTAAGTTCAGAGAGCCAATTTTTGGTCCTGATAAAGTACTAGACAGAAAAAACTACCCTCCTGGGCAACATGGTGCTTCAAAAAGAAGAGGTAAACAGTCTGAGTACGCTGTACAGTTGATGGAAAAGCAAAAAGTTAAATATACCTATGGTGTATTAGAGCGTCAATTCCGTAACTTATTTACTAAAGCGTCTTCACGCGAAGGTATTACAGGTGATAACTTATTACAATTATTAGAAGCTCGTTTAGACAATACAGTTTACAGATTAGGTATCGCTACGACACGTTCAGCTGCACGCCAGTTAGTTAGCCATAAACACGTAACAGTTAACGGTGAAGTTGTTAATATCCCATCTTATCAATTGAAAGCTGGTGATGTTATCGCGGTACGCGAAAAATCTAAAACTTTGGAAGCTATTACCAATTCAGTAGCAGGAAGAGTAATCAATAAATTTAATTGGTTAGACTGGAATGCAAGTGAATTGTCAGGTAAGTTCTTAACTTATCCAAATCGCGACGAGATACCAGAAAATATCAAAGAAAACCTTATAGTAGAGTTATACTCTAAGTAA
- the rplQ gene encoding 50S ribosomal protein L17, translating to MRHGKKVNHLGRTDSHRKAMLANMASSLIKHKRISTTLAKAKALRMYVEPIITKSKNDTTHSRRIVFSYLQDKETVTELFRDVAAKVANRPGGYTRIIKLNNRLGDNAEMALIELVDYNEVYGKEAESAEKKTTRRGRSKAKKSDAPAAKAEKAEVVAEEAPATEDVAPATETKTEDKGE from the coding sequence ATGAGACACGGTAAAAAAGTAAACCACTTAGGAAGAACAGATTCACATCGTAAGGCGATGTTGGCTAACATGGCTTCATCGTTAATTAAGCACAAGAGGATTTCAACAACTTTGGCTAAAGCAAAAGCTTTGCGTATGTATGTTGAGCCTATCATTACAAAATCTAAAAACGATACTACCCATTCACGTCGTATTGTATTTAGCTATTTGCAAGATAAAGAGACTGTGACTGAATTATTCCGTGATGTAGCCGCAAAAGTAGCTAACCGTCCGGGTGGTTATACCAGGATCATCAAGTTGAACAATCGTTTGGGTGATAATGCAGAAATGGCATTAATTGAATTGGTTGATTACAATGAGGTGTATGGTAAAGAGGCAGAGTCTGCTGAGAAGAAAACAACTCGTCGTGGCAGAAGCAAAGCGAAAAAATCTGATGCACCTGCAGCTAAAGCTGAGAAAGCGGAAGTTGTAGCTGAAGAAGCTCCTGCAACCGAAGATGTTGCTCCTGCAACTGAAACAAAAACAGAAGATAAAGGCGAATAA
- a CDS encoding DNA-directed RNA polymerase subunit alpha: MAILAFQKPDKVIMQKSTDFDGTFEFRPLEPGFGVTIGNALRRILLSSLEGYAITSIRFSGVSHEFSTIKGVVEDLTEIILNLKQVRFKKTGDAGDSEKVFILVNGQEQFVAGDITKFSNNFEVLNPDFVICNMEKSVTLEVELTINKGRGYVPAEENKINDAVVGVIAIDSIFTPMKNVKYTIENYRVEQKTDYEKLILDISTDGSIHPEEALKEAAKILIQHFMLFSDENLVLESQAKEETKEVDEEILHMRKILKTELVDLDLSVRALNCLKAADIRTLADLVSYDVADMLKFRNFGKKSLTEIQELVKSKSLSFGMNLSKFKLDEE; encoded by the coding sequence ATGGCAATTTTAGCATTTCAGAAACCCGATAAAGTAATCATGCAGAAATCAACTGATTTCGATGGTACATTTGAGTTCCGTCCTTTAGAGCCCGGTTTCGGTGTAACAATTGGTAATGCCTTGAGAAGAATATTGCTTTCTTCTTTAGAAGGTTATGCCATTACAAGTATTCGTTTTTCAGGCGTATCTCATGAGTTTTCTACAATAAAAGGTGTTGTTGAAGATTTAACAGAAATCATTTTAAATTTAAAACAAGTTCGTTTTAAAAAAACTGGCGATGCTGGTGATTCTGAGAAAGTTTTTATTTTGGTAAATGGTCAGGAGCAATTTGTTGCTGGTGATATTACCAAATTCTCTAACAACTTCGAGGTGCTTAACCCTGATTTCGTTATTTGTAACATGGAGAAGTCCGTTACTTTAGAGGTGGAATTAACCATTAATAAAGGACGTGGTTATGTACCTGCAGAGGAGAATAAAATTAATGACGCTGTTGTTGGAGTAATTGCTATCGATTCGATATTTACCCCAATGAAAAATGTAAAATATACGATTGAAAATTATCGTGTTGAACAAAAAACAGATTATGAGAAATTAATATTGGATATCTCTACAGATGGTTCTATCCATCCGGAAGAGGCGCTTAAAGAGGCTGCAAAAATCTTGATTCAGCACTTTATGTTGTTCTCTGATGAGAATTTGGTATTAGAATCTCAGGCTAAAGAAGAAACTAAGGAAGTTGATGAAGAAATTTTACACATGCGTAAAATTTTGAAAACTGAATTGGTTGATCTGGATCTTTCAGTACGTGCTTTGAACTGCCTTAAAGCTGCAGATATTCGTACGCTTGCGGATCTGGTTTCTTATGATGTTGCTGATATGTTGAAATTCAGAAACTTCGGTAAAAAATCTTTAACTGAAATTCAAGAGCTTGTTAAATCGAAAAGTTTATCTTTCGGTATGAATTTATCGAAATTTAAATTAGACGAAGAATAA